The Roseateles sp. XES5 genome window below encodes:
- a CDS encoding ABC transporter permease: MTVSAQDVSEQRQKKEIRDRWFLSAPALLLILAAGVGPLVIVVLYSFLAPGSYGDVKWEFSTEGWFNVLFTRDIFDDTVSLADAHFSIFWRSAKLAFATTVFCLIFGFPTAYFIATRAPHNRSLWLFLITIPFWTNMLIRTFAIQEVIRSEGIINTLLLKLGLISAPIQMMFTDFAIMLGMTYVFLPLMVLPLYASLEKLDFRLIEAGYDLYASRFGVLWRIIIPLVKPGIIAGSILVFVPALSSYVVPRVLGGGKNLMVGNLIELQFGQGRNWPLGAALSVTLVIIVLFAMLYYVRNASKSGGGAHG; the protein is encoded by the coding sequence ATGACGGTCAGCGCCCAGGACGTCAGCGAACAGCGACAGAAAAAAGAAATCCGGGATCGCTGGTTTCTCAGCGCCCCCGCCCTCCTCCTGATCCTTGCGGCCGGCGTCGGTCCCCTGGTCATCGTGGTCCTCTATTCCTTCCTCGCGCCCGGCAGTTACGGCGACGTGAAGTGGGAGTTCTCGACGGAGGGCTGGTTCAATGTCCTCTTCACCCGCGACATCTTCGACGACACCGTGTCGCTTGCGGATGCGCATTTCTCGATCTTCTGGCGCAGCGCCAAGCTCGCCTTCGCCACGACGGTCTTCTGCCTGATCTTCGGCTTCCCGACGGCCTATTTCATCGCGACGCGCGCGCCGCACAACCGCTCTCTCTGGCTGTTCCTGATCACGATCCCCTTCTGGACGAACATGCTCATCCGCACCTTCGCCATCCAGGAAGTGATCCGCTCGGAGGGCATCATCAACACGCTGCTGTTGAAGCTCGGCCTCATTTCCGCGCCGATCCAGATGATGTTCACCGACTTCGCCATCATGCTCGGCATGACCTATGTCTTCCTTCCGCTGATGGTGCTGCCGCTCTATGCGAGCCTCGAAAAGCTCGACTTCCGGCTGATCGAGGCGGGTTACGACCTCTATGCCTCCCGCTTCGGGGTGCTGTGGCGGATCATCATTCCGCTGGTGAAGCCGGGCATCATCGCCGGTTCCATCCTCGTCTTCGTGCCGGCGCTCTCATCCTACGTGGTGCCGCGCGTCCTCGGCGGCGGCAAGAACCTCATGGTCGGCAACCTGATCGAGCTGCAGTTCGGCCAGGGGCGGAACTGGCCGCTCGGCGCGGCGCTCTCCGTCACGCTCGTCATCATCGTGCTCTTTGCGATGCTCTACTACGTCCGCAATGCATCGAAGTCGGGAGGCGGCGCCCATGGCTAA
- a CDS encoding ABC transporter permease: MAKSFSIKRQPGFATIAMFCFFLLYLPIATLVVYAFNSGMSISTWEGFSLRWFESAWNNQQVVEASWRSLQIAAVAALIATACATLAAIATTRTAPYRGLTFKYSIINMPLLVPEIVTAVALLILFSRIKVWTGYSGLGYLIIAHSAFCVPFAYMPIRARLESMDLSLERAASDLYASSFQTFRYVTLPLLWPGILAGLMLAFVISLDDVVITEFVKSGGQDTLPTYMLGQLRRVVTPEMNAISTVFLVLSLAIVTLFFFLSRTPQKDNE, encoded by the coding sequence ATGGCTAAGTCCTTCTCCATCAAGCGCCAGCCGGGCTTCGCGACCATTGCGATGTTCTGCTTCTTCCTGCTCTACCTGCCGATCGCCACGCTCGTCGTCTATGCCTTCAATTCGGGCATGTCGATCTCCACCTGGGAGGGTTTTTCGCTCCGCTGGTTCGAGAGCGCCTGGAACAACCAGCAGGTCGTCGAAGCATCCTGGCGCTCGCTTCAGATCGCCGCCGTCGCGGCGCTCATCGCCACGGCCTGTGCGACGCTCGCGGCTATCGCCACGACGCGCACGGCGCCCTATCGCGGCCTCACCTTCAAATATTCCATCATCAACATGCCCTTGCTGGTGCCGGAAATCGTGACGGCGGTGGCGCTGCTCATCCTCTTCTCGCGCATCAAGGTGTGGACGGGCTATTCCGGCCTCGGCTACCTCATCATCGCCCACTCGGCCTTCTGCGTGCCCTTCGCCTATATGCCGATCCGGGCGCGCCTCGAAAGCATGGACCTGTCGCTGGAACGTGCGGCGTCGGACCTCTACGCCTCCTCCTTCCAGACCTTCCGCTATGTCACGCTGCCGTTGCTGTGGCCGGGCATTCTCGCGGGCCTGATGCTGGCCTTCGTCATCTCGCTCGACGACGTCGTCATCACCGAATTCGTCAAGTCGGGCGGACAGGATACGCTGCCGACCTATATGCTCGGCCAGCTGCGCCGCGTGGTGACGCCGGAGATGAACGCCATCTCCACGGTCTTCCTCGTGCTGTCGCTGGCGATCGTGACCCTCTTCTTCTTCCTGAGCCGTACGCCTCAGAAGGACAACGAATAG